ATCAGGGGCGTCAGGCGCCGTGGGTAAGAGACGGAGCCGAGTGCCAGGTGAGATCAAGTGGCCTTGATGAACAGGAGGAATGTGCATGAGATAAGAGAGAAGCATGAAGGTACATGATTTTACACATGAGAAGACATGACGCGGAgggtgatgaagaggatgtcATGATAGACGCGATAACACAAGGGGGGCAGCGATACAGGAGTACAAACGCAAAAGATCAATACGAAGCAATTCTTGCTATTCTAGATGCCTTTCTATTTTGTCTTTTTCTAGCTAAAGTGTGATGAATTGGCTCAAGGCTCACATGTGTCATAGCTAGCCCTAGCTCTGGGCACCTCTGTTTCATACATCCTTAATCCAACCACTTCATGGTGACCAATCCAAGGCATGTTGAGGTAAGGGAGCGGGCATGTTTATCTCAAAGCGCTTGGGATGTATACAATAGTAAGACTGCGTGTctcagaggatgaggatgcacCCTAGCCATTGCTCAGCAAGGTAAAGAGAATGATGGGTATCGCGATGAAGCAGCCGGCATTTCATGTTTACGGTGTCTTGAGGCCGGCCTAATCGAGGTGCCAGAACCAGAGATTGAACCAAAGCCGAGAGATATCTCTAGTGTCAACTCCGTCATCACTCAAGTATCTCTGCCATGACAGGCCCAGCTGCCCTGAGCCCTGCTAGAGAACGGCTCTGGCACTCCCTTGACCAAGAACCCGTAGTGGCGTCGGAGAGAACATCCTTCTCAGAACCCCTCTCGGACATTAAGCTGATCATCACCGTAGAAGCGAAAATTTCTCCGTCCTCTATGGGCATGTCAACCAGGACCCCAGAGGTGGGAAGACTCCCTAGCACTACAGAACTTGGCACGCACTGTGATGGCCTCGAGAAGTTTGCTAGTCCCGTAACACCACTCCCGTCGGCTCGGGCGCTTTAACCTGGCAGTTTACCTCAGAgcaagcaaaaaaaaaaaaaaaaaagaggcagTCATGATGTGATTGCTTTCCTAATTCGGCAATCCTTAGGCTGAGGTCATGATCAAGGTCGCCTAATGTGCAACGGTCGCCACGTGACAGCCTCAGTAGCAATCGACACCAAGCCCAGGACATCACCAGAGCATAACTGGACCAACACGGCCTCAAAATGCAAAAAGAAAGCACCCAGAAGGCGTATGGGATTGCTCCCGCCAGGGCTTGAACCTGAGACCTTCGCATCACTGATATTACAGTGTAAACTGAAGTATTAGTACGACGCTCTAACCAACTGAGCTACGGAAGCCGACTGGGTGATTGAGCGGATGACCCGCTCTTGGTTGGGGATGGCGGGCAGTCAGTCAGGCTAACAAGGAAGAGCAAGACTGGGAAGCATTTATCCATCTGTGATGTGAAGCTCGGCAGAGGCCATCGACGGCTGTTATCAAGAGCTCAGGGTGCATTGTTCGTCATTAGTTGCATTAGCGGTTGTGCTACTGATTCAATGCACAGCCAAGCCTCGTCCCAAGCCCAAAATCGCCACGTAGCGAGCAAACCTTGTCGGGACAACATAATCTGTCGATTATGCTTAACTCAAATCCAGGGTCCAACAAAGCCTGAGATCCACTAAACCCACAAAGGGGACGTTCAAACACGAGAATGAGGCCTCTCTGGGCGAACAAAGATAGAACACGAGGGTGTTGCTGAACTTACTAACAAAGAAAGCCTCTCGCCGCCCCGTTTCACACGCGTCGTCGGTGCGCGGCTCGAGTGGCTGACAGCAAGCCTCCAGGGGTCCTCTCCACCGGCAAGCCAAAGAACCGGTTTTCCCAGCCGCCTGCGAACAAACTGCCCCCCGATCATGACGCAAGCGCCTTGGATCCGCGGCGGCCCACGATTGGCCAGGATGTATGCCGCGTGTGGAAAGGGCCTTTGTTTCTGGCCATGATTTGCAGGGCGATGCGCTCACCTGGGTCAAACCTGGTTCTGATTCTCTAGCGGCTGGGGTTTTTCGTTTGCTTGGATGGCGGTCGTTCTTTGACTGTGAATCATGTCGCACCATGATGTTGGAGGGATGCCTATATAGGGCACTCCCACCTCCCAAAGGGGACATTGTCCTGTTGATATTCCTTTCTAGACATTCCCTTTTTTGTTGTATACTTTGAGAATATTCGACTAGGAACGCTTGTGATAGGGGACACGACTTACACCATGCTGTCGAGGTTTTTTGTCTTTTTCCCCTTGGTGTTATCCTTGGTGGCCTTTATACTCTCCATCCTGTGCCTCTTTGCTGGTCATAATGAAGGCTTTATGGAAGAGTATGCTGTAGCACGAGTAAGTTGAGATTGTACTCATGTatgtttatttattaataagcccAGCTCAACACCTCAATGATCGGCCAAAACTTGATCGATACCAGCAGCGACGCTTCCACcaacgaggaagacgacgacagcTTCTTCGGCAGTGTCAAGGATAAATGGAACAAGGCTAaggagaaggtcaaggaagAGATCAACGACATTACCGGCGAGGTCGCCGACGAATTGGCCGACAGGCTTGGTGTTTCCGAGTGGTACTCTATCCATGTCATGTCGACGTGCGACGGAGACTTTAAGCCCAATGCCACGAGCCCGGGTGCTGGGTTCAACGTTACCAACTGTACCAACTCGGCCCCTGAGAGTGAGTTACTCGAGATGCAACGCTGGGAAATATGCTGACCATTTTAGAACGCTTCAACCTTACTGAGCTGCTCGACCACCAGCTCGAAGTTGGCCCGTTCCAGCTCAGCTTGACCGATATCAACTGGCCCGATGATATTCAGGACTCGATCGACATGCTCAACTCGGCCCTGCTCGCCCTATTCGTTCTTTACGTCCTCGGCGTAGGCTTCTCTGGTCTTGCTATGCTGGGCAGTCTcgcagccttcttcctcttttcgCGCCGCGGTGTCAATGCAGCCAACCTCGGTCTCGCGACTCTCGCAGCACTGTGTCTCACAGTAGGCAGCATCCTCGTGACAGTCGCCGGCGACAAGGGCGTCGATAAGATCAACgatgttggcgatgatgttgGAATTTCTGCATCCCTTGGCACAAAGTTCCTCGCCTTGACCTGGGCATCTTCCGGACTCATGATCGCTGCCACAGTCTACTGGGCGACACACCTCTGCCTCATGCGACGCGAGAGAAAGCGACAGTGGACACCTCGCAAGGGCAGCTACTAAAGATTCCTGACGACTAGAATGATTCACACACTTTCCTTGGTAAAAAATGGGTTTTGGGGTGGCGGCTATGATACCAGAGTGTTTTACTTGCTAAGGGGTTGAAGAATGGTTCCCTCCTTTTATGACTTACACAAATACACACAGCCACGCAACTGGCGTACGAACAACTAGTAAATATcaaatagtaataagatagcTGGTCTATCCAAAATGGCTCCAAGTGATTTTTCCCAGTGTCATGCGTGCAATGTTTAAAGATTGCCTTGGTAGACCCCTGAATAGTGCTTGTGACGTCACCACCGCGGTCCTCGAATAAAGTGACAGGCATCCAACTGTCGTGCCACACCAACCACCAACATGCACAACTTATTTGTATGCGTCATGACATGGCAAACCTGATTTGACTTCAGAACTCGTCTAGATTCTACTTGATAGCAAATGTTTGTCGCTTCTCGCCTCAACCTGCCTCGACCCTGGGGAACATCTCGGTCTACTGGTTACCAGACCATGCCCGGCGGATTCCACGATGAAGAGTCCGGCTCAGGGGAGTCGGACTCGCTGCTCGACCGCGGGCAGCGAAGGGTCCGTCGCTTCTGGGACGGCTTTGTCGACTTTGCCTTTCAAGGCAACATCCTCCAAATTGCCTTTGGTCTAATGTGAGTGAGCACGCGTTGTGCAGGCTTCAACGCTGACAATGATAGTCTCGCCGCTGCCTTTACAGACTTGGTCAAGTCGTTTGTCAGTGATGTGCTCATGccgcccatctccatcattcTTCCGCTCAACAAGAACATGGAGGAGAAGTTTGCGGTGCTGAAGCCTGGGCCCAACTTTGACTCGTCGGCGGGATACAACACGCTCCATCAAGCGCAAGATGACGGCGCCGTTGTCATGGCCTACGGGTGAGAAATGTGCTCATTATGTCTTGTCCAGAGACTAACAGCACCAGGTCGTTTATCAACCAGGTCATATCATTTGCCATGCTCGGCCTCTCGCTGTATGGCCTTGCACATCTGTACCAGCTCGCGTCGACTGAGCCCATCATCAAGCACACCAAGAAGTGCAAGTACTGCAGACAAAGAATCAACGAAAAGGTAGGAGGAAAGTTCCTGGATGTGCAGAAACTGGCTAACAACCATAGTCTGCGCGATGCATCCATTGCACGAGCTGGCTCGATGGAAGAGAGGACTAGCACTAAGAGTATCCATGATACCCCATTTTCTCTCTGGATTAGAATTCGATCCTTGCGACTTGTTTTCATTTTCATTTCAACAGTAATAAGTTTGCTTTATCTTCAAGTAGCCGCTTTTGTTCATTTCTTGGGTCTTTTTGCAGCATTTTTGCATGGTGTTGTCTTTGTCAGAGCAGATTAGTATACCCAGGCCGGTAGCATTACATGGAAGTCCTTGATCAACGCGATGCGATTCACAATTTTGGCTCCACACTTCTCTGGGTGACGAAAACAGTTATCTACTTTCACATGAGATATACTTCGCagagaataataatttttcAACAAATACAATGAAATTGAAGTAGAAAAAGCTGCTTTCAGCAGGGGGCGTCTCGTACCTGAAGCTCCAGCGGAACGCGGAGAAACTTGTCCCCACATGGTCGGTGGCTCCTACCTAAACGGCCTAACCTCAGTGGTTGCTGTGCAACTGCCAAAATTGGTTCCCGCCAAAAAGTCAAGTCAACTTGGAGAACTCAACTTGGGGGGTCATCGCATGTGAACATTGACACTCTTCATCTCACCAACCACCGATCCTCTCTCATCGTCgacctccatctccttgcgCCATCTACGGCTCGGCGAGCACCTTCTCCCATCATGGCTCCTCTCATCCTCCACAACGTCCCCGACGACGAGTGCTACATTGGCGACGATGGCATCAAGCGGCCATACGCCATGTATTTCAACCAGTACGGCCTTCCACCATCTTCTTTCTCCCAAATCTGACATTTCATCTAGGCAAGATGGCCCTCAGGGAAGCACTCGCTCTCGTCGCACCGTCGCCGAGTCTGGCTCGTTTGGCAAATCTACTCGTCGTTCCCGATCACGAACAGGGACACCCGCCCGAAGCCGCGAGAATCCCACCCTCGCCGCCGCAGACAAGCTCTTTGGCGACTGGGTTAACAACCAGGCCGCTGCCGCTCCCGCGCCTGCCGTCCAGCGTAAGAACAGCGGTATGATGCAGGAGGAGGCAGCCGCCCAGCGACCCGTCACGTCTACCCCCGTCGAGGTTATCCTCCGCGGTTACCGATCGTCCACCCAGCAGTACGCTGCCATCTCGCGATATGAGGGGCTGGCTGGTACCATCCTCGAAGATTACCCCCGCGAGCCCCCTGCGACTCAGCGCCGGTACAAGTCTGAGCTCCGAGACCCTGCCTTCACGCGACGCCGGACCTTGACCGCAGACGAGCGAGCGCTGGTGAACCGGGCAGATGGTGGAGAGCACTGGGTCAAGGTCACATTCGGAAGCAGCGAGGCTGGCGAGACGGCCATCTATGCCAGCCCTCAGAGGATACTGGGACACTTAGTGTATGCTGAGCCTTACCGAGGACACCCCCCTGCCAAGGACGAAGCTTGCCCCGATGTTGACAACGTTGTCCCCGACCATTCGCGATCTCAGAGCATGCCCGCTCCTACTCCTAGGACCAAGAGCTTTAGTGGAATGCCTACTTCATTCAACAGCCGTCTCCTCGacctttctcctcctcactcGCAAACATCAAGCCTCACCATGGACACGGGAACCATCAGCCAGTCGACCGCAACCGTTACCGAACCGCTACCCCAAAGCACCACCACAGGCATCGAGCCAATCGAGATCCAAGATGAAGATAGTGTCTTCTGTCGTCGCATCCCTACCGCCCGCCGTGCCACCCTTCTCCCCGCTGAGCAGGCacttcttcctcagcagACGGTCATGCAGCGCTTGGTCAACGCCATCCCCTTTGTCAAGTGGTTCGGTGGTAGCATGATTGGCAACGAGGTTCCCCGTACCGAGACAGGCGAATTCGACTGGACCCGCGCGAGTTTGTACTGGAAGCTCATCTGGTGGCTGGATGCCACATTTGGACTGTTCAGTGGTGATGTGCTCAACGCCGACAAGGATGACTAGGAGATCACATGTTGGTTTTGGAAGCGCAAAATCCGTCGACGCAGCAGaagcaagaacaagaagaggaaaagcagcagcaacattGCTGCAGTGTATGAAGGATAAAGGTTAATCATTGGCCAAGGCGTATTACGGTCATGGCGTCAGGCGTGTGGGAATGAATGGAAGGGCCATATCTGGTTCTGAATGGCCTACTTTGGGAGGCATAGGCATAGAGATCAAGAAATCCGCATAATGTTTGTACAACACTACCATATCAACCAACCAACGAGAACAAGTACCCATGGATGCAAATCTATTGCCGGTCCCAGCCAGCCCTCCGTGAAGAGAATGTCTTGCAAAATACAATACCCACACAAACGCCCTAGCAGATAACTCCCGAAAGTAGACAGGCTCAACCCAAGCATCATCACCCAGGGCTTTTAGTGTCGTCACCACTCCATGCTGCGTCTGCAGAGCTGGCATCCGTGATGAGGCCCGGTGACCGTGTCCTTTCCCTTGTTGAATCAGAAGTCGGTGGCCTCCCTCTAGGCTCCTCATTCTCTTGGCCGTCATGTTGTTCCTCTTCCCCGTCTGCCTCTGCAACAGGCATCAGCTCCGGCCTGTGCagttcctcatcctcaagtcCACAGGGCACACTTCCAGAAAGCGAGTCGAACGTCACGTCCGTCGGCACGCGGCGAATAGGCTGCGGCGAGAACGGTCTCGCGTTCCGTGGCTTGTTGAAATCTGTCGAAAAGACACTGTCACTGTCATTACCCCCGCTGCTCTGCTTCGAATCCGAGGCCAACGCTGCGAGGGATTGGTATCGCTCGGCTTCCATGAGTAGGCTGTCGCTCCTTGCGTGGCCCGGCCTGGATGCCTCGGACCCCGTGTCGGCGAGTATGCTCTTTGGGGGCAGGATGGAGAAGAGCTTTGGTGTTTCtccgctgctgccgctgaggTTTGCCGTGTCTTCCTCCGTCGCGAATAGATCTTGGCCCTTTTCGAGGAGCTCGTCTAGACCGCCGCCGCTCCAGCCTTTTCTTGCCAGGCCCTCAAAGATGTCCACCTCTGCGCGCACGAGGCTGCAACTGGCGTCCACGATCCTCGAACTCGTTTCTTGACTCTCTCTCAGTAATGTACGTGCGTGGTCTGCGTGTAGCGTTGTTAGGCCGTCGAGTTTCGTCGTCAGTTCAACCAGGTGGGCTCGGAAACGCGAGACATCACGCCGCCGCTGCTTGTGAAGCTTCAggccctccttctccagacGCTTAATCTCCCTGCTCTGCGCCTTTATCTTTTGCTTGTacgtctcctcctcatcgtcgataACGGTCTGCCACTTGTCGAGGTCGTGTAGCAGCGGCACCTCAAAGGACCGGTAGACGGTCTCGGAGAGGATCTGCTGGTGGTTCGCGACGAGGTAGTGGACGCCCGAGGCCGACATGAGCATATCAGCGGTACAAGAGCCCTTTGTGGTGAAGCTAGCCGTCATGTTGGCACCAGACGGGCCGATAGGCTCGGCGCGAGCCTCCTTGAGCCTTGCGCATGATTCTAGAGCTGATCCAAAGGTAGAGGCGGCAGTAGATAAcgcggcgagggcgaggcgaTAAGCCTTTGCCGAGGAGACGAGGTCCGAATAAGCTTGCTGGGAGTTCTCGAGGTCGGCTTTGGTCAAGACGGCATGGGCGGGTCGCGGAGGCGGGGGCAGCGGTAAGCTGAACTGGGAGAGGGGGTTCGCCGTGGACGCGATCGAGTATACGGGGGATCCGGGGACGGGCGGGAGCTGCGAAGGCGTGGGGGACGCAGGGCGAGAGTGTTGTTCCGAGgccatgttttttttttgtgttGTTTGTTTACCTGACGGCTCGCAGGCctctcgacgacgacgacggcggaCGGGCGCTCACCGAGGCGAGGAGCATAGCTCGTAACTGagcttgaggatgatgagggaaAAGAGACAGCGTGGGGGGAGAATGGATGAGGATCGAATTGAGCATATGACGGAGAAGGTTTCGGAGACGAGGTGAAGCCGGGGCCGGCGAACGGTTGGAGAAGCCCAGTCCGCCcggggagggaggaggaggtgaccCCACTGTAATCCTAGGGCACTTGGCGGTCCGTCCTACCTAGCGCATGGGCGACGACGGCGCACGTCATTGAGCATCAAGAGGTTGTACCATCACGGGGTTACGGCCACGCGGCAGTAAGAGTGGGGGAGTGATTGGTCCATCTGACATGGATGTTTAACGGTCAATGGTTCTAGCTGTTTGTCTAGAAGATCTGTCTCTCAAGTCTACTTCAAATAACGCTGTCTAAACATTCACCTAGTTCTTGGGGGGGAGCTGCTGGCGCAGGAaagcctcgacctcgtccagctcctcgaggcaAGCAGAATGTCCCATGCCACTAGATAGTCAGCATACACCCACAACTCCAATGAGATGTCAAACTTACGGGTAAACCTTCCAAGTCACATCATAGCCAAGCTCCTTGAGCAGGTCGACGCTCAGCTTGCCCCGCTGAATATTGACAATGGGGTCCGCGTCGCCGTGGAACATCTTGATGGGGGTCTGTCGGTTGGCGTCGGTGGGCGACACCATCCCCGCGAAGCTTTGCGAGAGGAGCAGCCACGACGACATGCCGATGATGCCTCCGAGCTTGTTCTTGCAGGTAAGACCTGACAGGATGGACATGGCGCCGCCCTGGGAGAAGCCGCCGAGGACGATGCGCTCCGAAGGGATGCCGGCGTCGATCTCCTCCTGGATCAGGTTGTGGAAGTACTGCTGGCTTCGCTTGATGCCCTCTGTGTCCTCGCTACGGACGAGGGTGTTGACATCACCGCCAAGTTGCTTCTGCATGGTGTAAGAAGGATATCCTTCAAGTGAATGAAATAACTTACCACGTCAAACCACCCCGGCATTCTCATTCCCATGTTCTAGGCCCGTCAGTTCCAATTCGCCTCACCGAGACAATCCAAACTCACAACACTGATGGGGATTTGAGGCGCATGAGGCAAGATGAACTTGACTTCATCAAGCCTCTGCCTTCTTCGCCAGTTCTCAACCGCCGAAGCCCATCCATGGCCCGTATCGCCCAGACCATGGATAAAGATGACGGTGGCCGTGTGGCGAGACGCCGCGGGGAAGACGAGCGGGGCAAGAGACATTttgtctttttcttttgtgACGGTTGTGTCTGGCTTGTAGTTCCAGATGGCGAGGAAAATGAGCGGGACGAGAAAGATGAGGAGCCAGCGAAAGACGGTGCTCTTGTtgttctgctgctgctgctgctcgtcgGACATGGCAGAGTTGGAGGTCGGGTTGTCCAATGAGAGGTTTTGCGGCTAGGTGGAGTTCGGCTTGAGTTACCCTAGAGATGAAGCTGGAAACGGGATGTTCAGGCAATTTGCTACTCTTCAGCCGCACTGGAGCCTCATTGTAGCTTCTATGGGCTTGTTTGACTATATACGCCCTGTTCCTCCTGTTGGAAATCCCTTTTCCGTAAATCCGGACCACATTCCACCCCTAATTTATTGCCTTTAAAGGCATGAGCATGTCCAACGTTAATGTGCTTTTGAATGCcaacttttatttctagttgAATCAAGTTACACCATGTACAGTGTATCCCTCTTCTACCATTTTAGTATTGAAAATGGCTTCCCCCTTTACACAGGCGCCTGGTGAGATATTGACACACGCCAAGGCCATTCCCTTGAGCGGAGGGAGGGGAGGCAAGCCTTGGATTAGAAACTGTGCTGAATAAGTATTTGATGTAAATGTATAATAATGAGCTAAGCTGCCCATGAGGACTTGAGCTGGTTTTGTCTCGTTGTTATTCCGTAAATCCGAATAATGAATTCGCTTGATAAGCAACCCTTCTTCAAGCCTATAGAGAGAACGTCTCCACCAGGCTCTTTCCAAAGATCCCCACAAAGAGAtagtgaaaaaaaaaaagcacagTTGGGAATATTGCTGGGGATCGAGAATGTGCAAGTCTACTCGATTGTTACTGTCAGCCAAGCTGCTCGTTGAAGCAACGGCAACGAGCGTCGTCGATTGGCCTCGAGTAACAGAGATAGGGCTGTTGGAACGGTAAACTGTGGGGTTGGCAGAAAGCTTCCAAGTCGTCAGCAGCTCGTGTCCAACTGGGCCCATTTCACAATCGGCCAACTACAGGCGTTGAGCATATTACGGGGGCTGTTACTATTGTATATGGAAAGCGATGTTAAGACACAGCAAGATCTAAACTAAAGAGCCTCTGCAAGACCTGTATCATGAAAGAAACAATCCGGAATCCCGAGTGTACCGTGCAGTTGATAATTGCGAGGCCGGCCTAGCGACGCCGGCCTAGCGACGCTCATAATCCCCAATTTTCAGCCATGAAGTCATCAGTTGGTTTCATGGTCTAACGGTTATGACTGCGGATTCTGATTCCGCCAGCGAGGGTTCGACTCCCTCTGAGACCTTCTTTTTGAGTCCCCTCCCATTTGATGACTGAGTGCTATTAAGCACTTCACAGCTGTATTTTTTGTTCTCCTGATCCCCTCTTGCCTTCTCGCACTTTTGACCATGCTTGCCTTGAGTCTTGGATCCCGTCGATTACCTTCAACACCAATCATTTCCTCATGCGCTGCATATGCATGGTGGTGTGCGTCCGCAGGGATGACACGCCGGTTCTATAGGGCTGTATGATGGCAAGATTTCATGCACCTAGGGAAGACTTGCGTGGTTTGGTTACAAGTAAGTCAAGTTGGAGATCTTGGGTTGCATGTATCTGTCTCGGAACACGACGCTTGTATGGGCGGCTTGTGATAAACTCACAGCCCATCCTATCAACCGATACTAAC
This region of Fusarium falciforme chromosome 5, complete sequence genomic DNA includes:
- a CDS encoding Acyl-protein thioesterase 1, whose translation is MSDEQQQQQNNKSTVFRWLLIFLVPLIFLAIWNYKPDTTVTKEKDKMSLAPLVFPAASRHTATVIFIHGLGDTGHGWASAVENWRRRQRLDEVKFILPHAPQIPISVNMGMRMPGWFDVKQLGGDVNTLVRSEDTEGIKRSQQYFHNLIQEEIDAGIPSERIVLGGFSQGGAMSILSGLTCKNKLGGIIGMSSWLLLSQSFAGMVSPTDANRQTPIKMFHGDADPIVNIQRGKLSVDLLKELGYDVTWKVYPGMGHSACLEELDEVEAFLRQQLPPKN